From a region of the Mauremys mutica isolate MM-2020 ecotype Southern chromosome 12, ASM2049712v1, whole genome shotgun sequence genome:
- the LOC123344838 gene encoding coiled-coil alpha-helical rod protein 1-like: protein MDKREESRGLLDPPAAFGAPRPPGPRGLIPPSHFQSRSAPPLAASGAAPWRAGPPCWQPQELTELRQENQRLRDELHRWTAGGARAPRGRAGAEMEEPGARTRSLDREAEPPAARHALAIAQQAELISHQLHEIQRLEAELAGLRAAALQQEATVASRESTVACLQGELEQLRGRSQDEGETLRAELEEQKRRGQAEVTALKGELEELRRCGQAETNALRAELEEQRRRGQAEADALRAELELAAEQHQQELVVARGELQAALEEGKAQTQRVTERLQGALAEHQAELSRLCQAHGAEVGSLRQRALQLEQELEARGREHQSLLEQLSTSQAELASQQALLQQLRTYVGEQGSGLGPERQQLLGQVQCLEGERDALRTMAELLQLRLASLSDILALQELELTRKPCDPLQPEPAQKSQSLLSRWREKVFALMVQLRSQELSHADATNLLQRKVSELQGEVESRDQKVALLLHSLQDKTAEADMERVNSKRLRAELSHQEDSGQRLQRQVEAAEGALRGLVEIVSRLHQQVGGQEAELKAAALNLAGLGNRVTFAAKRVDTIQGLVSRKVALARLQREEQPKAAGSENDGLSHEALRAELALLHQERDRLVAELKKGAQILEQQVAEAREKAERELREATRSLQGALEQKEAAEREWQQQQGQLEGAQRELRESLEEAEGLRRELAGLRHDYERALQEKVTEVETRLRRDLSELEQRLGEARREHTKAVVALRQAERQAARDRARSQELARLQEEAKREETGRLGARLQALERDKNLLLATLRQEGLLAQYKRNRLAARRDPGEPVGSGQQPPPGKGGARPPSKETLAAVLDDLQSLSTALLREEEEETPPGEEGSAEDEEGPP from the exons ATGGACAAGAGGGAAGAGTCCAGAGGTCTCCTGGACCCACCGGCCGCCTTCGGAGCCCCCAGACCCCCTG GTCCTAGGGGGCTGATCCCTCCCTCCCATTTCCAGAGCAGGTCGGCGCCGCCCCTGGCTGCTTCTGGAGCGGcgccctggagggccgggccgccCTGTTGGCAGCCCCAGGAGCTCACGGAGCTGAGGCAGGAGAACCAGCGCCTCAGAGATGAGCTGCACAGATGGACAGCAGGGGGTGCCAGGGCACccagggggagggcaggagcgGAGATGGAGGAGCCTGGAGCCAGGACCAG GTCCCTGGACAGGGAGgcggagcccccagctgcccgtCACGCCCTGGCCATAGCCCAGCAGGCCGAGCTCATTTCCCACCAGCTCCACGAGATCCAGCGGCTGGAGGCGGAGCTAGCTGGGCTCCGAGCTGCTGCCCTCCAGCAGGAGGCCACGGTGGCCTCCAGGGAGAGCACCGTGGCCTGcctgcagggggagctggagcagctgagggggaggagccaggatgaGGGTGAGACCCTGAGGGCGGAGCTAGAGGAGcagaagaggcgtggccaggcagaaGTTACTGCCCTGAAGGGGGAGTTGGAAGAGCTGAGGAGGTGTGGCCAAGCAGAAACGAATGCTCTGAGGGCGGAGCTAGAGGAGCAGAGGAGGCGTGGCCAAGCAGAAGCTGACGCCCTGAGGGCGGAGCTGGAGCTGGCCGCtgagcagcaccagcaggagctggtggtggcacggggggagctgcaggcggcgCTGGAGGAAGGGAAGGCGCAGACCCAGAGGGTGACAGAGCGTCTGCAGGGGGCGCTGGCGGAGCACCAGGCTGag ctctcccgtCTCTGCCAggcccatggggctgaagtcGGCTCCCTGCGGCAGCGggccctgcagctggagcaggagctggaggcGAGGGGACGGGAGCACCagagcctgctggagcagctcag CACGTCCCAGGCGGAGCTGGCCtcccagcaggccctgctgcagcagctgcggACCTacgtgggggagcaggggagcggGCTGGGCCCCGAGAGGCAGCAGCTGCTCGGCCAGGTGCAG tgcctaGAAGGGGAGCGCGACGCCCTGAGGACGATGGcggagctgctgcagctcagaCTGGCCTCGCTCAGCGACATCCTGGCCCTGCAGGAGCTGGAGCTGACCAGGAAG CCCTGTGACCCCCTGCAGCCCGAGCCGGCCCAGAAGAGCCAGTCGCTGCTGAGCCGCTGGCGGGAGAAGGTCTTTGCCCTCATGGTGCAGCTCAGATCCCAGGAGCTCAGCCACGCGGACGCCACCAACCTGCTCCAGAGGAAG GTCTCAGAGCTGCAGGGCGAAGTGGAGTCGAGGGATCAGAAGGTGGCGCTGCTGCTTCACAGTCTTCAGGACAAGACAGCTGAGGCCGATATGGAACGAGTGAACAGCAAG AGGCTCCGGGCCGAGCTGTCTCACCAGGAGGACTCAGGGCAGCGTCTCCAGCGCCAGGTGGAAGCAGCCGAGGGCGCCTTGCGGGGTCTCGTGGAGATCGTGAGCAG GCTCCACcagcaggttggggggcaggaggcggagTTGAAGGCAGCTGCATTGaacctggcagggctgggaaaccGAGTCACCTTCGCTGCCAAGAGAGTCGACACCATCCAAG GGCTGGTGTCTCGTAAAGTGGCCCTGGCTCGACTGCAGAGAGAGGAGCAGCCCAAGGCCGCTGGGTCAGAGAACGACGG cctgtCCCACGAGGCTCTCCGGGCCGAGCTGGCCCTGCTGCACCAGGAGCGGGACCGTCTGGTGGCCGAGCTGAAGAAGGGGGCCCAGATCCTCGAGCAGCAGGTGGCCGAAGCCCGGGAGAAAG CGGagcgggagctgcgggaagcgacgcggagcctgcagggggcgctggagCAGAAGGAGGCGGCGGAGCgggagtggcagcagcagcaggggcagctggagggggCGCAGCGGGAGCTGCGGGAGAGCCTGGAGGAGGCCGAGGGGCTGAGACGGGAACTGGCTGGGCTGCGGCATGACTATGAGAGAg CCCTCCAGGAGAAGGTGACGGAGGTGGAGACGCGGCTGCGGCGGGATCTCTCGGAGCTGGAGCAGCGGCTCGGCGAGGCCCGAAGGGAGCACACGAAGGCTG TGGTGGCCCTGCGCCAGGCCGAGCGCCAGGCGGCCCGGGACAGAGCCAGGAGCCAGGAGCTGGCGCGGCTGCAGGAGGAAGCCAAGCGGGAGgagacgggccggctgggcgcgCGGCTCCAGGCGCTGGAGAGAGACAAGAACCTGCTGCTG GCCACGCTGCGGCAGGAGGGGCTCCTGGCCCAGTACAAGCGGAACCGGCTGGCGGCCCGGCGGGACCCAGGGGAGCCAGTAGGgtccggccagcagccaccgccgGGGAAAGGGGGAGCCCGGCCTCCCTCCAAAG AGACCCTGGCCGCGGTGCTGGACGACCTGCAGAGCCTCAGCACGGCCCTCCtgcgggaggaagaggaggagacgcCGCCAGGGGAGGAAGGCAGCGCCGAGGATGAGGAGGGGCCGCCctga
- the LOC123344893 gene encoding transcription factor 19-like isoform X1, with amino-acid sequence MPSEALPCFQLLRMGPACPGDDPNRDLHTFRPAGPRCTYRLGRRAEVCDVPLLSERNPGLVSRVHAEIHAERDPHSTAGEWRVCLVDCSTHGTYVNAVRVPRGQRLELSDGDLVTFGHPDPVPEGCALAPPPGDSEFCFLFQKVRVQPQDFAAITAPKAPWPLPCGFKPVLPGGNHRIRPLARPVGPSRPSRPKATLILSSIGSISKLKPQPLTFTLSRGPRSEPAARPGASRNRRKSAHTLLPELEDEVTRLDEEQWPCEPDGYSCQSPLRRAPEGAGSGRAQPDARLKVQVTPSGKRRGRPRKHPLRDTCQVFSQTLLAAEPCAAPRCRLPQDETVQWVQCDGCDAWFHVACVGCSYSAVQEADFRCGGCRT; translated from the exons ATGCcgtctgaggccctgccctgcttccaGCTGCTGCGCATGGGCCCAGCCTGCCCGGGGGATGACCCGAACCGGGACCTGCACACCTTCCGGCCGGCCGGGCCGCGCTGCACCTACCGGCTGGGGCGCCGGGCCGAGGTCTGCGACGTCCCCCTGTTGTCGGAGCGCAACCCGGGGCTGGTGTCCCGCGTCCACGCCGAGATCCACGCCGAGAGGGACCCGCACAGCACCGCCGGGGAGTGGCGGGTCTGCCTGGTGGACTGCAGCACCCAcg GCACCTACGTCAACGCGGTGCGGGTGCCCCGGGGCCAGCGCCTGGAGCTGAGCGACGGAGACCTGGTCACCTTCGGCCACCCGGACCCTGTGCCCGAGGGCTGCGCCCTGGCGCCCCCGCCTGGCGACTCGGAGTTCTGCTTCCTCTTCCAGAAGGTGCGGGTGCAGCCCCAGGATTTCGCCGCCATCACGGCCCCCAAGGCCCCCTGGCCGCTCCCCTGCGGCTTCAAACCCGTGCTGCCCGGCGGCAACCATCGCATCCGGCCGCTAGCCCGGCCCGTGGGGCCCTCCCGCCCCTCGCGCCCCAAGGCCACCCTGATCCTCAGCTCCATCGGCAGCATCAGCAAGCTCAAGCCGCAGCCGCTGACGTTCACCCTGAGCCGGGGCCCGAGGTCGGAGCCGGCCGCCCGGCCCGGGGCCTCCAGGAACCGTCGGAAGTCGGCCCACACGCTGCTCCCCGAGCTGGAGGACGAGGTGACCCGGCTGGACGAGGAGCAGTGGCCTTGCGAGCCGGACGGATACAGCTGCCAAAGCCCGCTGCGCAGGGCgccggagggggcagggagcggcagGGCGCAGCCGGACGCGCGACTGAAGGTCCAGGTCACGCCAAGCGG GAAGCGGCGGGGGCGGCCGCGGAAGCACCCGCTGCGTGACACCTGCCAGGTGTTCTCGCAGACGCTGCTGGCGGCGGAGCCCTGCGCGGCCCCACGCTGCCGCCTGCCCCAGGACGAGACGGTGCAGTGGGTGCAGTGCGACGGCTGCGACGCCTGGTTCCACGTGGCCTGCGTGGGCTGCAGCTACAGCGCCGTCCAGGAGGCCGACTTCCGCTGCGGGGGCTGTCGCACGTAG
- the LOC123344893 gene encoding transcription factor 19-like isoform X2 — protein MGPACPGDDPNRDLHTFRPAGPRCTYRLGRRAEVCDVPLLSERNPGLVSRVHAEIHAERDPHSTAGEWRVCLVDCSTHGTYVNAVRVPRGQRLELSDGDLVTFGHPDPVPEGCALAPPPGDSEFCFLFQKVRVQPQDFAAITAPKAPWPLPCGFKPVLPGGNHRIRPLARPVGPSRPSRPKATLILSSIGSISKLKPQPLTFTLSRGPRSEPAARPGASRNRRKSAHTLLPELEDEVTRLDEEQWPCEPDGYSCQSPLRRAPEGAGSGRAQPDARLKVQVTPSGKRRGRPRKHPLRDTCQVFSQTLLAAEPCAAPRCRLPQDETVQWVQCDGCDAWFHVACVGCSYSAVQEADFRCGGCRT, from the exons ATGGGCCCAGCCTGCCCGGGGGATGACCCGAACCGGGACCTGCACACCTTCCGGCCGGCCGGGCCGCGCTGCACCTACCGGCTGGGGCGCCGGGCCGAGGTCTGCGACGTCCCCCTGTTGTCGGAGCGCAACCCGGGGCTGGTGTCCCGCGTCCACGCCGAGATCCACGCCGAGAGGGACCCGCACAGCACCGCCGGGGAGTGGCGGGTCTGCCTGGTGGACTGCAGCACCCAcg GCACCTACGTCAACGCGGTGCGGGTGCCCCGGGGCCAGCGCCTGGAGCTGAGCGACGGAGACCTGGTCACCTTCGGCCACCCGGACCCTGTGCCCGAGGGCTGCGCCCTGGCGCCCCCGCCTGGCGACTCGGAGTTCTGCTTCCTCTTCCAGAAGGTGCGGGTGCAGCCCCAGGATTTCGCCGCCATCACGGCCCCCAAGGCCCCCTGGCCGCTCCCCTGCGGCTTCAAACCCGTGCTGCCCGGCGGCAACCATCGCATCCGGCCGCTAGCCCGGCCCGTGGGGCCCTCCCGCCCCTCGCGCCCCAAGGCCACCCTGATCCTCAGCTCCATCGGCAGCATCAGCAAGCTCAAGCCGCAGCCGCTGACGTTCACCCTGAGCCGGGGCCCGAGGTCGGAGCCGGCCGCCCGGCCCGGGGCCTCCAGGAACCGTCGGAAGTCGGCCCACACGCTGCTCCCCGAGCTGGAGGACGAGGTGACCCGGCTGGACGAGGAGCAGTGGCCTTGCGAGCCGGACGGATACAGCTGCCAAAGCCCGCTGCGCAGGGCgccggagggggcagggagcggcagGGCGCAGCCGGACGCGCGACTGAAGGTCCAGGTCACGCCAAGCGG GAAGCGGCGGGGGCGGCCGCGGAAGCACCCGCTGCGTGACACCTGCCAGGTGTTCTCGCAGACGCTGCTGGCGGCGGAGCCCTGCGCGGCCCCACGCTGCCGCCTGCCCCAGGACGAGACGGTGCAGTGGGTGCAGTGCGACGGCTGCGACGCCTGGTTCCACGTGGCCTGCGTGGGCTGCAGCTACAGCGCCGTCCAGGAGGCCGACTTCCGCTGCGGGGGCTGTCGCACGTAG